tacagcagctaagttatgcataggacatatcctgtcccaatactcattccatttagattccattaggtgaataataggcattaaaacatcatcatatctatgttctgcaaatttttgactaattatatatgcttgttgtaaaaatgaacatgaagtagggtaataaatactagaaagaacattggtagcattataaaaactaagcaaaaaatcttccaaaattttttttttattccaatcagtttcagtcaatgtaaatcctaatccacgatcattaatatatgcacttaataaatttttatatgggtatgcatcatgtatcatgctatatgtggagttccaacgagtaattacatcaagtttaaattttttaaaacgtttaccatgatttatgcataattccttaaatttttgaagtcttgatctagaagcatgaataaaagaaactgcatttctaatttttgaaatcacatcttgaatcatgcccatgccagcttgaacagaaagatttaagatatgacatgcacatctaatatgcagtaaattttcatctaatatgggatgcaatgagtcttttaataatacaacagcagaattattattagatgcattatcaaaagtaatagacataattttatcattaatattatatgaacatgcagtttgataaattatatttgaaatttgttgcccagaatgtggaaaatcaaaagcacgaaaagcaagaatacgtttatttaattgccaatcattatcaatataatgagcagtaatggcaataaaacaattactacctacaaatgctgaccaaatatcagaagttaatgaaatttttacatttaaagtagaaagtgtttcaattaaattttgtttcattgctaaaaaattggtcatagctactcttctaaatgtacgcctactagttcttttgtaagcaggttgtaggtttaattgaacatattcttcaaaattaaaagattcacataaactaaaaggtaattcatccttaactatccattttacaagtgcttttctttgattttcatgattatatgcaaaattacctacaagtaatcccccttgtatattaaggctactttgagtttgagcatgagaatcatgcatcctatgactctcttgatgtctttttaaatgccatgttcccccactactactacaactataaagtttggcacattttttacatttagctttccagactccctcaaccataactctatcaaattcattccatacagtactagtcctcttacgagaagaggtttgaccttcactcggttcaccagttctagaggaactaggaacagggggttggggattagtttcttctccctcagaaacaggaatgccaaactgactttcctcaaaagatgacatatctatgattaattcaaaaaataaaaactaaccgcaaggaggaattgagtagagggtcggagggcagaggcagagccgagattccgagcttcctcttgtgctctcaacagaagcgaccttctcttctcaacaggaacctcctcttgtgtagcacttgaacaaactaaaaattaaattgctagaagagcactttagaggagagaaataatagcagtagagaaggagagaatgagaggtttggtgtggtgagaatgagggaggaatgggctatttatagaagcccaaaaattttttttcccaaaatacccctccattcagccgttattggactgttgggaggggtaaaatcgactttttcccgaaaatagccgttggaaacggctattttccctccccctctccagacgggccgtgcctggcacggcccgtttgcgcccgttacgggccgtgcctggcacggcccgtgccgtgccgtgcccggcccggcccaccaatagaggggccgggggccgggccgggctggccttccgtgcctcacaggccgtgccaggcacggcccgcttcatttCGGTCTTAGTGAAAAATAAGTGACATTTcaggcctgggccgggccggcccggcacggcccgttgcccaactctaGGAGAGAGGAAAGAGGATAGAGATAACGTACGTAGAAGGGAAAGGGAATGAATTAGGCCCAATTTTGGGCTTCGATCAGACTGGTTGTTGGCTCGGGCTACAGGCCGAGCCCAAGCTGGTCTCAAACCAAGCCGAGCAACATTTACAGTCCGACCTGGTATTTTTTAAACCTTACTTTTAGGCTCAAGCCATACCCAAACAATCTCGAGCTTGGCCTAAAATCTGGCTTAAAGCTGGCTTGGCCCGGCAGGAGCCAGAATTGTTGGAATAATTAActcaaagaactcaaataatccacaaataatttaatattattgaaACAACTGGTTCCGATGCGTACCTTTTTGATCTCGTTTTCTTttgatctaaaataaaataaataatacatgtAGACACTGTCTTTGAAAGAGATTCACCTCCTTATATGCACCGGATTCTGGCGATCCTTTTCTAAGATACAACGGACCGTTGATTTTGTAGATACTATAAAATTTCTTGAACTCAACAAGATTTTTCTTATATGCTCGTACGAAGAGAGATCGGCGAAGAGGAGACCAACAGCAAGATCTCTCCTCCTCTCGTTTCCCCTCACCGCTTGAAGAAAGAAAATcggaaatgaaagaaaaaaccgCCAAAGGAAAAAGCTTCCTAATGGATATGAAGAGGAGGAATTAAATGAgagtgagaggactcttctctctctcccatcTGGAGTAAAGTTGGAAGCCACGTCTCTATTGCATTTAGAATGGTTTTAAATGAGTTTAAATAGGGAGTTCACAGccgtttcaaatttcaaaacctCTTACAGGAATGCCCCCGGCTCATTTCCAGCTTTAATTGTGTCCGGATAAGTTTCTACTTCTCAAGGTAAGTGCATGATATGATGCACTTGCATATCTTGTACTTAGTGCGAGTGCATAGAGAATTGTTTATATTGATATCtagctgaaatttaaaatttgaagctGCATGTGCTCGAGGGGGAAGGGGgaagtttttcaaatttttcatcTGGCAAGTTCCATTAAAATATCGTTCATACCAGATAATGGATTCACCTTGTGGATATTGCAGACATACACATAAATTAATATACAACTCTTGCTATTTTACCTGACgtctttttcttttcaccggTTTCAGTCCTTCGCTAGCCTTGCAAGTTTAAAGATTTTTGGTCACCTGCAGTCGTCCACAAACCTTTACTTTAATTGTTCAAACATTTTTTCTAGGGTCGAACACCGAATGTCCTCAAAGCGGAGCAGAGGCCGAACACTGGTTGAAAAGTTGGTTggtatttatttacttatttatatttctttttataGCAAGATGCTTCCCTATCGATTTCAAAATAAGTAAAAAACAATATATAGAATCAATTTGAAGATTACTTATCAAATATAGTTGAAACAATTCTTAGTGATGAAATATTTGCGATTTCACTACATGCTGCATGCTCTTGAACAAATCATATATTGTAGTCCGCAGGTGAAAAAGTTTGATGATTGAAGAAATATTTTAAGTTGGTATCTGGAATCACTCATTCACCTCTTATAattttgttttatatatttaaaatataaaataatgctGTATCTGTTTCACTTGAAATGCGATCGGACCTATCCTAATCTACTTGACTAAAAATTAAACTTATTCCATTCTCATTCCTAATTAATCTCTCCTTTATTTGTCGACCACTCATTTTGTCTCCATCCCACCGTTCCCACTTCGCACGCCTCCTTCGCCAGCTCTATGAATTGACACCTCCATAGTTTTACCATCAGATCCTGTTAAACCATTCAGCCTTCTCATCATGGACAACAATGGTGCTCTCCGTATCGCCGTGTTCCCCTGGCTAGCCTTTGGCCACATGCTCCCCTTCCTCCAGCTCTCCAAATCGCTAGCCATGAGAGGCCACCGCATCTCCTTCCTCGCCACCCCAAGGAACATCCAAAGGCTCCCAAAGATCCCTCCCCACCTAGCTCCACTCATCGACTTCGCTTCCATGCCGCTGCCAAAGGTTGAAGGCTTGCCGGAAAACGCCGAGGCCACCCCGGACCTACCAAAAGACCAGGTCCAGTACCTCAAGGTGGCCTTCGACCGCCTCGGAGGTGCCCTCGAGAGCTTCCTCGACGAGGCTTCTCCGAAACCCGATTGGATAATTCTCGACTTCGCTTGCCATTGGGTGCCAAAACTTGCCTCCATGTTCGGAGTCCCCTGTGCCTTCTTCAGCGTGTTTGCAGCTCCATTTCTTGCTTTCTGGCGACCGTCGGAATCCATTAGCCGCGGCGGTGACAACGTGCTCGAAGAATTAACGGCGCCGCCCAAGGGGATCTCCTTCGAGACCTCCGTAGCTTTTCGCCTCCACGAGGCCCGCCGAGTGATCCGTGGCTACGTAAACAATGCTTCAGGGGTGTGCGACGCCGACCGGCTTCTGTTGACCGTCGAAGGTTGCAAGGTCGTCGCTCCCCGGAGTTGCTGGGAATTGCATTCTGATTGGCTGTGCTACCTTCAGGAGCTTTACGGGAAGCCGGTCATTCCGGTAGGCCTGCTTCCACCGGCAACCGACGACGGCGGTGCCGGAGTCGATGCTACTAGCAGAGAAAGCAACAATGCACTCCGATGGCTCGACAAACAAGCTCCAGGATCGGTAGTATATGCGGCATTTGGAAGTGAGACTGTGCTGAGTACTGAGATGCTGCACGAGCTTGCTTTTGGTCTCGAGTTATCTCAGGTGCCCTTTCTCTGGGTGATAAGGAAGCCGGTCGACATAGCCGACGAAGGCAGGGAGATTTTGCCGGAAGGGTTCGAGGACCGAACCAGGGATCGTGGAGTCATCGCCATGGGTTGGATCGATCAGCTCGAGGTTTTAGCCCATGCGTCGGTGGGCGGCTGTTTGACGCACAGTGGCTGGAGTTCAGTCATCGAGAGCCTTCAACTTGGGCATCCTCTCATCATGCTGCCTTTTATCGTAGACCAGGGGATCATAGCTCGAGTGATGGAGGAGAGAAGGATTGGAATCGAGGTGCCGAGGAACGAGGAGGATGGATCCTTCAACAGAGAAGAACTGGCCAAGGCTATTAGATTGGTTATGGTGGAAGAAGAGGGGAATCAATTCAGAAGCAAAGCGAGAGATCTAAAAGAGATCTTCGCCGACAAAGACTACCATGAAAGGTATGTGGACGAATTCATCCTGTGTTTGAGGAATCAGAAAGAAGATTAAATGATAGCACACTAATAAACTGTTTATATTCAGCTCGGTTGTGGAGTTATTGCAATCAACTATCCGAAGAGGGTTTAATAAAATGTTTCCATTATGGTTATCTACATTCTGTGGTTCCCACATTATGAGAACGTCGTCCTGCAATGATAGATTTATTTTTGTCCACCATAGCTTTATCTGCAACATGTTTGCAACATGTTCTGAAAGCTGTTGCAAAAGATAATAgacggaaagaagaaaaaacttaTTAGTTGAGTCGTGATTTCACTGTCCTTAAGAATATATCGCGCTCTTTGGAGAATAAATCTCGGTGTAGCAGGTAATGGCGGCCTATCCTCTAGGATACAACAACTGGATCACTCCAAGCATACACTCGCAGATGTAGTGATTCTATCGAACAGCCCAGAACCGCTCAGGAAGACAGAACAGAGAAGAGAGTATCCTCTCGGAAATATAGAAaacagagggagaggaagataaGATTTCTCTTGTCTTAATCCTCGGATCTGATAGGgtttaaaaaagaaaggaagaggcgtTTTACCAAGAGACAAAACAAGCCTAACTTCCCGCACACGATTAAACATGCACGCATGAGCTACTTACTTGTTTTGCTTCATCAAGTTAAAATATTGAATACTCCAACAAAAGATAAAAGACAAAAGATAAAGAAGgataaatttgaaattttgaaatattccaaCAAAAGCAAGATCTCCGAATCCACTAGCCCTTGCGTGTTTCGAGGAAACGGAGATCAAAGACAATTATCGTCGACTTTTTTTATATTTGCGATGACGAGTTAGACGGAAGAATAATGTAATTTATTACGGCAGTTTGTCACGGGCTGACTTAAAAAGACGCGGAACAAAAAACTCGGGCGATCTCGAGATAACAAGGGACAACTGCTGTGGTTTCTTATTTGAAGAGACTGGCACACAATTCGGGAGGTTCCTTCAGAGGTCCGGGCATTCCGTTCAAACCGAATAGTCAACTTAGATGAATATTATGCAGATAAAAACGTGGTGATTAGAACCAAACGAGAGCGAGCTTGCTGTTGCAACAGTTTGAATTCCAAAAATTAAGAGGTTCTTTGAATGGCATGAAGATCATTTGCCTTcatttattaatgataaagggtTGGGAGAGGAAGCATAACAAACAGACAATTACTAAAGCTTTGGATACTTTCATGGAAAGTGATTTGTattgttttaaattttaaagattTTGAAGAATAATAATTTTGATCACGTGATGCTAGGTACGCGGACTTATTTTCTATCATATCTGACAagatcggaaaaaaaaaaaaacggagcCAGGAGCCTGAGTCAATGATTTAGTGTTCTAGGCAACTCCCCCTCTCCAGCCCCGTCAACGCTTCCTTCCCCTTTAGTCAATGGTTTAGTTAAGCTTATCCCAAGATAACCTATACTTCCATCCAAACATAATGTTTATGAGGCATCAAGCCCTCCTAGGTGTAGGACAGCATGCGAAGCGAAGTGACTCGATAACTTGGATTAGTGGTAATCTGTAGAGGAGGACAATTCCAAGGATTTGGGATGCTTGCCTCAGCTCGGACAATCCAAGAGCCTACAAGTGTTTTTCCTGCTTTTTGGTTGGAGGCAAGGGCAGAAGTATTCCAAACAAACATTTTACAGTAATCTTCGATCATTAGCAACTAATCATGGCACATTCTGCGCTAAACATTGATGGATGGATTGCGTGAGGGAAATAGATCACACTTACAACTTTACTGAAGTATTAAATGCCTAGCGGTGGCAAAGTTTCCAGATACATGGCCATGAACATTAAACTCTCTTAATTCATGGAATGGTACAAAATGCAAGAAAATAAGATGTCTGCAACCTCAAATTTTGCGATTACTAATCATAAGTGACAACAAAAACAACATGCCTCAAATATTATATTGAAATAACTTATAAGCAAAATATGCTTTCTACGTATATGTCATATCAAGTTGCCACTATGTAGCCAATTCAAGCCACCCATCCTGAACGTAGCACGTCCATTGTAAAATGCATTCCACGAGAGGCTGAATTCAGCATATTAAACTAAAAACTATGTTTTAGGTAAATCTAAATGTTGAGCATTCACATTGCATATCCAAAGGGAGGTTACTTGAAGGGTGTAGGTGGTGAAAGAGCCATCAAACAATGGACTTTTGCATGAAGTGGCatgtcttcttctccttcttcttcttcttttctttttttctttctttcttttttttgtttttggtacaacggtagCTCACATCAGTCTGGCATAAGCACTACCAGCAAATCAAGGAAAATAAGATGACGTAGGGGTGAAGGGACAAGGTCGGACCTtgtccataagacctctcccgAATGATGATGGAGGCTTGTTCAAAGATGTTTGTCACGGACTCAGCCCAAAAGTTTAAGCCATTGAGTGGAGGGCCTGCGGGGCTTATAAATCCATATGGTACTTATGTGGAATCAATATTCTTGGCCACTGATATGGCTGTCATTGGACTGGGCTGTGCCGCCTGTCATGGACTAGTTGGCCCCAAAAGCTTGAACTATTGGGTGGAGGACCTGCTGATGCTTACAAAACCCATTTGGCACTCCTTAATTTATCAGCCAATGTGGGACAATGACATTGTGCTATATATTGCTGAAGTAATATAGCAAATGCGAAAAACAGGCTttggaaggaaaaaggaagtagTAGCAGCAACATGCTAGGCATAAGATTGAGAGAGATGTGGACTCCAAAGAGAATTTAAGGGATGGAGAGAGCGAGGGAAGGCTCGATGGGATTAAAACGGGAAGTAAAGGAAGGGCAGGCTATTGGTGGAGGAAAGATCATGGGAGCGATGGGATGGGAAGAGAGtgtgagggaggaagggagagcaAAGATTGAGGGAGAGAATGTGGGAAGAGATTGCGGGAGAGGGGGTGTGGTACCAGAAAGCTAGAACAAAAAAGAATAGGAGAGAAGGGAGCGAATGAGACCAGACTGGGAATATGGAAGGTTACTTCATCGTAAGTATTGGAGTTTTGGGTGTTGTAAGAACAAGGTCTTTCTGTCAAAAGTTTTCATCATTTGGTAATCTAACAACAGATATTTCCACGTCTCTTTAGTGAAGAGATAATTGTGGATGTCATCTTATGTTTTCAAAATAATTATCCAAAAAGAACATGGATAGTGTCATACATAGACCGCCCACAAATCAAACTTCCTGGCAAACTCCAAGTGGAGTCAATACAAGGACCTATTCATTCTTAAACATCAGAGATCAAGAATATGAAAAATCATTATCTTGCATGGTGATTAGAAGAACTGTGCGAAAAATTGTAAGCATCTGGATATAGAAAAGGGTAAGAGAAGGCTTTTAGGTAGGTGAGTTAAGGGAAAAAACAATCAAGCTAAGAACCTTCTATAATAGATAAAAGCAATGGTTCTAAGCAACGTCTTCTGTGCTGGTATCGGGCTCCATACTGGTTGCCCAGCAGTACGGGTCGGTACGGCCCCACACCGTGCTATACCGGCTCTGTACTGACACAGTAGAgacgaaagagaggaaaaatggGAGAGAATAGAAGAGAGAGAGCAGAGGAGGGTGGAAGAGGGAGCGGAAGGATGAGAGAGGCCGACCAGGGCCCGCCGAGGCCGGCCGGCGGAGGCGGAGCTCCATCTTTGGTCCTCTATTTCATTCGAAACAGGGGCTGGAAGGGGctccttttatttttgaaaatttttaagtgaaagtcGGTAAATCCATTATCGACttcacttatttttttttaaaataaaaaactaatttTACCCTGATCGTCACAAATAACTTGGATGGTTttctattatatatttattgcaTATCCGACATCAACCGCCTACAAGTACAGTAAAAGAAGTTAGTTTTATTAAAAAGGcagataaatataaaaatagtcaAATAGGCTATTTCATACTATTTTATATAGaaatgataaattatttttattattttttgtttttaattaagaaaaatttTAGTCCCTTACACGGTAGTTTACTTAGGCATAGGCAAAATTCCATCTATATCATTGCGTATGACAATCCAGCGAGTTTACTAACCAGACTAGGTAGTGCCCACTCATGAGTTATTTTATCATATGTATTGCGCATGcaagatataaaatataaatacaaacaaCAGCCCGCTATATAATATGTCAGATTGGTCCACTCCCAGTTGATGAACCACTGCCTTAAAACCAAACGTGATAACGACGGTCATGCAATGCTGTGCACGAGGAATAATTATATAATAGAATTAATGCAAGGTTTCAATAATACTGCCATCCCGTTACAAGGGTCCCAGGGGTTCGTTCATCATTATTGGCAATTATAGTGCAGGTACCATTGCAATTTGCCCAGTTCAACAATTATTTCACAATATATAGCAAATAATCAAAGCATAAACTGACAAATCACTGCTCACAAATTACATGATTTCTATGAATTGACCCTCTACATACCTATTTTATAAGGATTACTGTAGAAACAATAATAAGGCGAGGACCTCCCATTTCCCAAGCTGACGCAACGGCTACTCATAAATTCAAATCAGGGATGAACGAGATATAGAACTCAAGGTGTAAGCGGAGAAGTATGAATTGTATGGCACGGACCGCAACTACTTCAAATAGCATATTAAACCTCTCTTTTCTATCATTAGAACACGTAACAAAACAGGCAACGGATACGGTTCGGTGGACACCTCCCACCTCCCACCACCCTCCACGGACGTATTTGGATTCCTGTGCTTCCACCCACTatcatcttttcttttcctgaAATAAATTTAAGGTGGGGCCCTTCATATTCATTGAAAAAAGGGTGCCAGACGAAATTGTCGCATGACTAGACAGTGAGAAGACGTGCAGTAATTGAGGATAGGTGTGGATAgttttctaataaaaaaatatcgatagataaaattaaatatatatataaagttatttaaaaactttcaacaaatcataatattttatatcccataaacaaaaatataatatatattaatatataaatatataatatagtatgcgTAATTTTTTatactatagtataataatataacataacatatcaatatattatgatataatattatattatattatatttatagtataatataataataaagatataaaatattataattattaggataaattaattttctatttttttaataaatgtggtataacaaaaaaaaaaaatcttggccCGAAGTACCATTTTTGGCCCAAAAATTTTACTAATCGTAATTTGCGGTCCTTAatagtaatttttattttttaaaattttgaagatgcCCCATGATCCCACCAAAATGGTGGTGGAGGGTTAAACGCAAGCCAAGATGCCGGAGATCAAGAGGGTGAAAATAATGATGTCAGTCAACAAGCCCAAGAACTTAAgggatttaatttttttaatcaaatattttaattttatttaaaatatttttggacGCTTCAAAAATTCTGCGAAATGGCCTAAGCAGATTGCAAGTTTGGTCCGAGCTTGAAAAAGGGCTAATTCATATTCTCGCCCTTGTGGGTGGCTTCGCTTTCActtaattcttttttatttgagtAGAACGGATGAATTAATCATCTTTTTAAAATGATTCATATAGCGAACCAATGCCTCGCGAGTTAGCGTCTCTGAAGCTTAAGACCATCACCGTTCGgcgtctcctccctcctccaccATGGATGATGGTCCTCTTCATGTTGTTGTATTCCCCTGGCTAGCCTTTGGCCACATGCTCCCTTTCCTCGAGCTCTCCAAGTCCTTGGCCAAGAGAGGCCACCGAATCTCCTTCCTTTCCACCCCAAGAAACATCCAAAGGCTCCCAAAGATCCCTTCCCAAATAGCTTCCCTTGTAGACTTTGTTTCTCTGCCCTTTCCGAAGGTTGACGGCTTGCCGGAGGATGCCGAGGCCACCACAGACCTCCCACCACCGAAGGTTCAGTATCTCAAGAAGGCATTTGATGGCCTCGACGAGCCCTTCACAAGATTCCTCCAAGAGGCTTCTCCAAAACCAGACTGGATAATCCATGACTTCTGCCATCATTGGATACCACCGATCGCCTCCATGTTCGAGGTACCATGTGCATTCTTAAGCATATTTCCTTCGTCCTTTCTTGTTTTCATTGGGCCTCCCTCGGAGATGAAACTCGAAGGCCTGCGAAGGACACCCGAGCAGTTCACCAAGCCACCAGAGTGGATCTCCTTCCCTTCCTCCGCAGCTTTTCGCCTCCACGAGGCCCAAGCGTTCACGGAGCACTACCAGGACAACGCCTCGGGGTTTTCTGACATCCGGCGTCTCGAGCTGGTCATCCAAAGGTGCAAGCTTGTGGCTGTTCGCAGCTGCAAGGAATTCGAATCCGACTGGCTCGCCCTCCTGGAGGAGCTCTACGAGAAGAAACCCGTCGTTCCAGTTGGCCTGCTACCACCACACGTGCAAGAAAGGATCGAAGATGTTCATACAAACACAACCGGCATGGCAGAAGTTTTCGGGTGGCTCGACGGACAAACTCCAGGATCCGTGGTATATGTTGCTCTGGGGAGTGAAGCCTCGCTGAGCGTCGATCTAGTGCATGAACTAGCTTTGGGGCTCGAGCTGTCGAAGGTCCCCTTCGTTTGGGCTCTTAGAAAGCCGGCCGGCATGGCCAGCGACGTGGAGATCTTGCCAAAGGGGTTCGAGGTCCGGACCAGGGGCCTCGGAGTCGTCGCAATGGGTTGGATTCCTCAGCTCAGAGTCCTGGCCCACCCATCGGTGGGAGGATTCTTCACCCACTGTGGTTGGAGTTCCATCATTGAAGGGCTTCAATTCGGACATGCTCTAATTTTGCTGCCCATATTTGGGGACCAAGGCCTGATTGCCAGAACTATGGAGGATAAAAAGATTGGACTAGAGGTGCCGAGGAACGAGGATGGATCTTTTGGCAGAGAAGGGGTAGCCGAGGCCATTAGGTTGATCATGGTGGAAGAAGGAGGGGAACCATTCAGATGCAAAGCCGGAAAGCTGAAAGAGGTTTTCTCTGACAAGGAATCTCAGGAACGCTATGTGGACAATTTTGTTCGATGCTTGCAAAATCACAGGATAAAAGAAGGCGCTGACCGGTGAAtcattatctttttttcttttcttttattggcACGTATATGTTTTGGAGTATCTTTCACGCAGTTTGTCT
This genomic stretch from Phoenix dactylifera cultivar Barhee BC4 unplaced genomic scaffold, palm_55x_up_171113_PBpolish2nd_filt_p 000076F, whole genome shotgun sequence harbors:
- the LOC103698990 gene encoding putative UDP-rhamnose:rhamnosyltransferase 1, producing MDNNGALRIAVFPWLAFGHMLPFLQLSKSLAMRGHRISFLATPRNIQRLPKIPPHLAPLIDFASMPLPKVEGLPENAEATPDLPKDQVQYLKVAFDRLGGALESFLDEASPKPDWIILDFACHWVPKLASMFGVPCAFFSVFAAPFLAFWRPSESISRGGDNVLEELTAPPKGISFETSVAFRLHEARRVIRGYVNNASGVCDADRLLLTVEGCKVVAPRSCWELHSDWLCYLQELYGKPVIPVGLLPPATDDGGAGVDATSRESNNALRWLDKQAPGSVVYAAFGSETVLSTEMLHELAFGLELSQVPFLWVIRKPVDIADEGREILPEGFEDRTRDRGVIAMGWIDQLEVLAHASVGGCLTHSGWSSVIESLQLGHPLIMLPFIVDQGIIARVMEERRIGIEVPRNEEDGSFNREELAKAIRLVMVEEEGNQFRSKARDLKEIFADKDYHERYVDEFILCLRNQKED
- the LOC120104680 gene encoding putative UDP-rhamnose:rhamnosyltransferase 1, with the translated sequence MDDGPLHVVVFPWLAFGHMLPFLELSKSLAKRGHRISFLSTPRNIQRLPKIPSQIASLVDFVSLPFPKVDGLPEDAEATTDLPPPKVQYLKKAFDGLDEPFTRFLQEASPKPDWIIHDFCHHWIPPIASMFEVPCAFLSIFPSSFLVFIGPPSEMKLEGLRRTPEQFTKPPEWISFPSSAAFRLHEAQAFTEHYQDNASGFSDIRRLELVIQRCKLVAVRSCKEFESDWLALLEELYEKKPVVPVGLLPPHVQERIEDVHTNTTGMAEVFGWLDGQTPGSVVYVALGSEASLSVDLVHELALGLELSKVPFVWALRKPAGMASDVEILPKGFEVRTRGLGVVAMGWIPQLRVLAHPSVGGFFTHCGWSSIIEGLQFGHALILLPIFGDQGLIARTMEDKKIGLEVPRNEDGSFGREGVAEAIRLIMVEEGGEPFRCKAGKLKEVFSDKESQERYVDNFVRCLQNHRIKEGADR